The Hyperolius riggenbachi isolate aHypRig1 chromosome 3, aHypRig1.pri, whole genome shotgun sequence genome window below encodes:
- the MRPL42 gene encoding large ribosomal subunit protein mL42 isoform X1, with protein sequence MAAIMLNRCRGVLCVLRGVLWPVQGGSCGRSAGLIGDLTLREKNTYSPLPDDYNCKVDLALTSDGKTIVCYHPSVDIPYEHTMPIPRQDPVELPEESLDQVLKARLSDTVVKKEPTMEELSKMFYTTKHRWYPVGQYHRRRMKKNHLKDR encoded by the exons ATGGCAGCTATCATGCTGAACAGGTGCAGAGGGGTATTGTGCGTATTGCGGGGTGTTCTCTGGCCCGTTCAGGGTGGATCGTGTGGAAGAAGCGCTGGGCTGATCGGAG ATCTTACTCTCCGTGAAAAAAATACCTATTCCCCTTTGCCTGATGATTACAATTG CAAAGTCGACCTGGCTCTGACTTCTGATGGGAAAACTATTGTATGCTACCATCCATCTGTGGATATTCCATATGAACACACCATG CCCATTCCCAGGCAAGATCCAGTAGAGCTCCCTGAAGAATCTCTTGATCAAGTCTTAAAAGCCAGACTGAGTGATACAGTAGTCAAAAAAGAACCTACAATGGAAGAACTCAGTAAAATGTTCTATACTACGAAGCACCGATGGTATCCTGTTGGACA gtatcatAGAAGACGAATGAAGAAGAACCATCTAAAGGACCGATAA
- the MRPL42 gene encoding large ribosomal subunit protein mL42 isoform X2: MQALPILPLCRETFADLTLREKNTYSPLPDDYNCKVDLALTSDGKTIVCYHPSVDIPYEHTMPIPRQDPVELPEESLDQVLKARLSDTVVKKEPTMEELSKMFYTTKHRWYPVGQYHRRRMKKNHLKDR; encoded by the exons ATGCAAGCACTTCCCATTCTTCCACTATGCAGAGAGACATTCGCAG ATCTTACTCTCCGTGAAAAAAATACCTATTCCCCTTTGCCTGATGATTACAATTG CAAAGTCGACCTGGCTCTGACTTCTGATGGGAAAACTATTGTATGCTACCATCCATCTGTGGATATTCCATATGAACACACCATG CCCATTCCCAGGCAAGATCCAGTAGAGCTCCCTGAAGAATCTCTTGATCAAGTCTTAAAAGCCAGACTGAGTGATACAGTAGTCAAAAAAGAACCTACAATGGAAGAACTCAGTAAAATGTTCTATACTACGAAGCACCGATGGTATCCTGTTGGACA gtatcatAGAAGACGAATGAAGAAGAACCATCTAAAGGACCGATAA